The Caenorhabditis elegans chromosome I genome includes the window GGAGGACTATCGAGTCAGGAGGATTGTGATGGAAGAGGCAAAGTTGTATGGGGATATGGTGGTCATTGATTTGGAGGATACTTATGATGATTTGCCGTTTAAGGTAaggcacgtggtgccaggatgtcccatcacggtttgatctacaaaaaatgcgggaatttatggctcaaaaaatgtgatgtcagcacgttcttaatcatacaaaatcaattgaaaactctgtgtctcttctcgcgcattttttgtagatcaacgtagatcaagccggaATGACACCCTCTTGCACCACGTGATAAGGGTTAAGAAAAggcctttttgaaaaattcattgccgaaattgtttcagttttttttaaataaaaatcagtgATCTAATcttgttttcatattttttgcaatcatGGAAACAATAtgggaagttttcaaaaaaaaaatcagaaattttttaatgcaaaatttttttaaaacattttttccggaatttcgGCAAACATTTGACAGGGTTttataatttgttttgaaatgtgGAAAAGATCAATATAACTACAATTAATCATTTCCcaagtttcagaaactttttgttctgagaatttttgaaagcttgctcaaaaaaacttgctcacaaaaatcagattttttcaaaaaattatttttaatgccCCAAATATATGGAAATTACAGTTCCCAAGTTGTGTCATAACAGTTTTTCCCTTTTCAAAATCagtagacaaaaaaaatataaaaaatagagaattAGAGCTACATACACTTGATTCTCCGCCATGACGTATCTCTACccaaaatcagtttttcggAGATTTTTCGGAAGCCGATACCTTAcctgataaattttcagtcccTCTCCCTGCTGCTCTACGCAGTGAGCAAGGCTCCAGAGTTCAAAGTTATTGGGAAAATCGATGAAGATGTCATGTTCTTCCCCGACAAGCTAATCCCATTGCTCGATGGAAAAGTTATCGATCCGGATGCCGCGGCCTTCTACGGGCAGCTCCTGAAAGAGGGGGAACCCGTTATTAAGAAAAAGGATGCTCACTGGtaacaattatatttttctattatagaaaaaaactaggccaACAAATTTTCTAGGTACGTACCCGATTACGCGTACAACTGCACAGGATACCCAGCATACGTCGCCGGCCCATTCTACCTGGCTACTAGGAAAGCCGCCAAGCTGGTGCTGAAATTCacaaagtttcagaattttatgaCGGTACTGTCTAGCGTAAAGTTCAATAACtcctattgaaaatttcaggttgaGGACTCCCTTATCACCGGAATTCTAGCCAATGACCTAGGGATACCGaggaaaaatttggagcatgTGTACAGGCATGATTATGATGTAAGTGATAGTTTTAATGAAACATTacccagaaaaaataattcaatttattcaGATCCAAGATAACGAGGGGAAGGAGATTTTGGCGTGGcattcctttaaaaataatattccatatcgaaatttttttgtgaagcgAGTTGCAAGGCATCGCTACGAGCAGAATTTGTCCAATATGCTTTTGGAGATTAATCgctaaataaagttttttttgtaaaatgagcatttttgaataaaaaatttcagtagaaTTTGACGTCGGAGATAGCTCATGGTCACGATTTCTAGTCCTGCCTCCCTCTAGGTTCACTCAGGCTTGGcttggagcaatccacgactggattacaCAGTTCCCGGGCCAGAAACAAAATCCAAGTGCgatcttcaatttcaatattgaaatgagatttaaaaatgaaatagatAAGCTCAATTTCACCAGTCCATATTTACCAGTATCTgtacaaaaatacattttaaagattttccaTACATTCCTGGCTGCTTGACTTAAACTTTTGATCTTTTCCCGTCCGAAATGTGTCCTCTAATTCCGTTTGCAAAATAGGATGCAAACGAAAGATAAGTATGGCTGATAAGACGCGGAGAACAGTGAGTTTGGGTGCCGCAAGACAGAAAATGATCAAGCTATACAGAATTTTACAAGCCTCGAAATAGTCTCAATATGCTTTGGCCTGGACTACCTCGGAGTATCAATAAAGTACCTGTTGatgcagaaaaatgaattagcGGGGAAATGTGTTAAATAGGACATTTCAAATCCATTTTAAACTTTACAAATGTTTGTATCTTGTCAATATGGAATATTTCGGTCAAAACCTCCACAACGTATCAACCAGATTATTTAAATTAGGTTATTTTGTCCCCTCGGGGACTGGGCCGAGCCCGGCAGCAGTGCAACGCCAGGACGACCCTTGGGAAGTCGGAGCAAGCCCCGAGTCTTCCCTAGgttccaaaaatcatataacCTTTATTACACTCATTCGAGTGTATACCGTAGGTTAATACGATAAGAACAGATACTACACTTTGATCTTAGCTAATAAGCCGAAGAAGCGATACTGCATGGAGGAGATGGCAGGGGTAGTGGGGAGCTGTGTACAGACAAATCAGGGGCGCGCGTGGAGCACATAAGTGCATGTAAGACATGGTGCATTAACTCTGCAAATCGCAGGCACGGCATTCAGTTGATTGAACATACcagtgctgtgcggctcttgaaaaaagtcggCTCTCGGCGCGCGCCAAGAGCCGAGTTCCATCATTCTATTCGGCTCTCGGCTTGCGCCGAAAGccaagttcaaaattttttcggctCTCAGCGCAAGCCGTCTGCTTTAAACACAAATTATTCCAGAATAACACGCCTGGAGAATTACAGATGAGCcctttgaattaaaaaaaatattttttgaagaactgagataattttttgaacttctccCGTCATTCGGCCCCCAACTTCGGCAAAAGTacttgaaaaaagagattaaaTTGGTAGATAATTGTCGCTGGGAGAGAAGTACGGTGCGTGTTTGAGAGGAATTTGGTGACACTGTTCAAGCTACACATATTTATGTATTGTTGGGAatagctggaaaattttaagaatttgtCAGTAGCAGTGGCCGAGTTTTATTGTTTAAATGTCTCCGGGTTCGATGGGTTCCGGAGCGTTTTTAGGTTTTGTGGcattttgtaaagtttttgtgataaaaatatTAACCAACAAAATGTCGAGCGGTTTAGGAAAATAGGTAATTCTTAAAGTTAATTTGAAGATTAAAGGTTCTTGAAGATTGTCAGACTACGTTTTCAGTTTTAgacctcccccccccccccgttg containing:
- the C47F8.5 gene encoding Hexosyltransferase (Confirmed by transcript evidence) — protein: MHFSNLFQIFLWARVAVIASFFITFLLLWNYRNVQNSSQYHANSKGKFVFEENCTRSGWNLNTTAERTMDYGTSFIISFADIQKTYKWLYLPETDIVLRSPDILMMVASRTDSFARRNVLRKTWMNKNYSEIVRDGRMKALFLVGMVSEDYRVRRIVMEEAKLYGDMVVIDLEDTYDDLPFKSLSLLLYAVSKAPEFKVIGKIDEDVMFFPDKLIPLLDGKVIDPDAAAFYGQLLKEGEPVIKKKDAHWYVPDYAYNCTGYPAYVAGPFYLATRKAAKLVLKFTKFQNFMTVEDSLITGILANDLGIPRKNLEHVYRHDYDIQDNEGKEILAWHSFKNNIPYRNFFVKRVARHRYEQNLSNMLLEINR